Part of the Nicotiana sylvestris chromosome 5, ASM39365v2, whole genome shotgun sequence genome is shown below.
TGTGTATGTGTTGTATTGAATTTTGTTTAGTTATTCTTTGAGCTGATCTTTACTAATTTTACATAGCCTTCTGTTGAGCCTAGTTTCGAAAGGACATTTAAGTGGATATGTCTGAACTTTGTGCTTATTCCAATTATTTTCCGTAGTCCTCAATTCTAATTTTATTGTTATGTTGTATCTTTAAAATTTAGATAACTTCCATAAATAAAAAGGATGAGCTATTAAATGTATTAGATTAATGATTTAGAGTGAATAATTTTTATTAATACAACCTGGGTTTTAATCGATTTCAAcaggatcttgtctttcaagatGTTTGAATTTGGCTAATTACTAGTTTATTGGCAGTGAATATATTTTATCTAATATGATACTTTAGCCCTCATTATTGCaatttatttttcctttctttcttaatAGATGACTTCAATTAAATAACCCTTAGCTTCAAATAGGCCAAATGGATCCCCTGCTAATAGGCTCATGACGTTAAGTGGCTTCAAGATGTAAACTTTAGCAATTTGTAAAGTTGTAGCTATCTTTAATAATTTAGCAATACCATTGATCTACAATAACATCCCTAACTTTGGCCTTTACAAGTCATCTCAAGTCAGTTTAGTGACAAGTCttgaacatcgtagcttgctttaggcgcgattaataataaatcatcgtgattgtgtactcgttcacgtgacataattactatcttaaaaacaaaatcggagtatgcgttcacgcaacttcgactaaactttcttaatattaataaaacgctattaattatggacacgtacgcatgacatgatttatgacgcgccaaacaaatgggtacacgtacacGTGACCTGCTTTTAAAGATAATTTCCTAATTAAaagaggtaaatgcacataggttctaaaataagtaactaaataatttgattaagccaagtatgatcaaagcgatgTGCTTAAACCACGGAACCCGGTAAtatctaacaccttctcccaggttaacagaattccttacccggatttctgtgtttgcagactataaaacagagtcaaatctcctcgattcggaattttaaaccttgacttgggacaccataaattatacgaagtggcaactctaaatttaaataaataatcccattccgattgtcacttaaattggaaaaaactcccttataccctttcggggtagaaaaaggaggtgtgccaCTCACGAAATCAGCATATTTATTGCCAGGCAAATCTACTAACACAGCGGAACGATATGCTTAGTTTTATATAAAGGAAATAGTCAGACTTCATGGCactccagtttccatcatttcagatcgaggggctcagttcagaactagcttttggaagaaatttcagcaaggtttgggtactcaggtgaatcTTAGGACAACCTTTCATCCACAGACTGATAGGCAAGCAGAGCGGACTTTTAAAATGCTTGAGgatatgttgtgtgcttgtgttattgacttcttGGGTAGGtgggatgatcatttgccactcatagaatttgcttacaacaatagcttccaCACTAGTATTCGATAACACCatttgaggcattatatggtaggagatgtagatctcccattgggtggttcgagattGGGGAAGCTGAGTTGATAGGACCAGACCTCGTACATCAAGCTATGGAAAAGGTTAAAATGATTAAAGAGCAGTTGAAAattgctcagagtcgccaaaagtcctattcggatGTTCGTCgaagagatttggagttcaaagaagatgattgggtattcctGAAGGTTTCCCCCATAAAAGGTATAatgcgatttggaaagaaagggaaattaagtccgaggtatgttGGGCCGTACAAAATCGTTccgaggattggtcaggtggcgtaCAAGCTTGAGCTACCACCTGAGATGTCATTAGTGCACCCGGTATTACATGTGTCTATATTGAAGAAAGTAATCGGAGATCCATCACTTATCATACCAGTTGAGACTATAGAGGCTAATGAAGAACTATCAtgtgaagaaattccagttgccattcttgataggcaagtccgaaagttaaggaataaagaaGTTGCCTCCGTGAAAATGCTATGGTGAAACCAGTAGGTTGAAGAGGCTACTTTGGAGGCCTAGgaagagatgaagaagaagcatccTTACTTCTTTGAATAGCCATGTAATCTTTTTATGAAATTGTCGCATATGAATTTTGTATCACTTGTTCTGTTGATGTAAAGGTGTTCCTTTTGGGCTATATATTGCTTATGAGGCCACAGTTGGTGTTATTTTGCGTTGTGTTATGTCATTGGATTATGTGTATATTGTTAGGATGTGTTTCTGGGATTATCTGGCAGGTGGATaagcctagttacaaaggagactctcgcaaatttttttgaaattctaggagttagtcaaaatttaggaCTGTTAAGAGTGTAAGGTGACAACTGAGACTCATTGGGTGCTAATAGTGAACGTTGaccctcattcgaggatgaatgatcttaagtgggggaggatgtaaggccccgttaAAATTTCCAAATGATTTAAGATTTAAAAATGCGTCATTCGTATTTGGGAATAACGTATTCAAGTATTAAAGGAGACCTATGGGATAGAAGTACATcattttgaaatgaaaatatatGTTTAAGGGTGTTGGAACATAATAAGGAGTTTTGTGAATGAGATGAATTTGTGTGTAACAAGTTGCATACATTCAACAGAAAGAATGTTATAATGTAGGAATTGTTTCATACTTATATGAAAGTTTGGAAGTCAATTCGGGTTTATATCGTAACAAGTTATCAATTAGGGTGAGTGTAGAAGCAAgaaatggaaaaaaataaaaagaaaacaacTGGGAGCGGGCCAGGTTTAGTGCAACGCATGGATTGTGGCACGCCATCCCTCTCAGCAACTTTGAAAACCAGTGAAGTATAGGCATATTGCGTTGGCACAGGCACGCTACCCCCACCTGAAGCCTTTTTAAATACTCACCTTTGGGGTTCATTTTCCCTATTTCACTTGGACAATTTTTTGGAGGGTGTCGCCGCTCCTCCACTATCGTGGCAATACGTCACGGCCTATTTTCTTTGTTCTTCCTGGTTGCCTTCCTCCCTCAGGGCTGAATTCGAGCCTGATCGCTCGACAATACTCGgtggtgatttttattgagtagcacgaCTATTTTCCTCCTGAGCTGATGGCCAATTTCAACCCTGTGGTCGTGCGCACCATGTAGTTCCTGCGCTGGGTTGTGATTCCTTTGAGGGGGATTCGGTCGAATAGGTCTGAGCCGTTTGGAGTCcctggtttcgcttatggtgaacacgatgtttggtatagcaatgctgAAATTGTACTCTAATGGGCGAGGTGCCCCTGCCGGCCGTGCGTCCTCGTCGAATCTGGCTTTGTTAAAGATTACTCGAGGATGTTGCCAGGGCCATTTCCCGATCGTCGCGAGGTAGATTGCATCTTGGGGAGTTCCTCCTATCCGCGGTGCATGGGTGTTACTCCCTctgtttggcattagtttctttaccgggagcctgcttgggtatattGAGCCCGACGAGGCTCCCAGATGGTCATCCATTACCTTGATTCATGGTTGGTGTCGGGCACGGGCATTCGACCAGATCTTGGCTGGGTATCTGATCAAGTTTTGTTTGACTTGCCCCGAAGTCGTGGGCTTGGTATGTTTAGGCTTTGGGTGAAGGCCTGTATTGCCCAGTCACCCGAAACTGGGGTGATCTCGTTCGTTCCATCGGGGAATGAGGTGCGAATTCCCGTGGCATTTCATTTTCCCTTTGTTCGGCCCTGGATGTGTCGGGCTCTCCTATCTCTGCTTCGATGGCATCGGCGCATGTCTATATGGAGGAATCTACCGACACAGTGAGCGAGTTTGTGGGGTCGGGTGCTAGGTCACGACACCACATCATGGTtccttttgagagtgtttccccgaaccttTTCAATAAGATAGGCCCAGACTCATCATCTTGAGGGTCGTTGCCTTTACCCGCGCATGTATAAGCAGTGATGTGATCGTCGGGATATGGGGTCCCGTTGTACACAGGGAGTTTTGGCATTCCGAACTTCTTTGAAATGGGTTCCGGAACTGCTTCCTCGGGGGACGACCGTCACATGAACTTCCAtgaacctgactcgatccttttggagaGATCTAGTGGCGTACGCAGGAATTTTGGTAAGCAGTGTCACTATTAGAcgtgaataaataaataaataaataaataaatataatatcatatttttaaaaacaccaataaaaaaaatacaactaACAAAGGAAGCAGCAGCGTCCCTCCGATTTGAAATTTGTATTGTACTGGTCTCTTCAGTTATGACTTAGGATTCTTTTCAGATGAGgcataaaaatattaaaatataaaaCAGGCCAATGGAAGTTCGAACTCGCGCCCTCACATAGAATTCTCCAGTCTTTGACCTTTTAAGCTACAAATCTCTTTGTGACAAGTGGTGTCAGTTTATTCTTTTTTATctgttttttgatttttcatttgaaTTATATACAAATAATTAGTAAAGATTTTTGACGAAGCGGTGACACGTGACACCACTTGGGCCAAAGTAAATCTGCCCCTGaagagatccccaagcatcttTGATATGGCAGGGTCGGTTATCGagccgttgttgcttgatctctcgggtactcgTTCGGCGGGGGGAGCCGTTTCCGGCACTAATGTATTGGGAATCTCCGGGTGGCTTTGCAACCGAGCGATAGCCAACtactgtgcctgcaacatttcaaaaatatcgtgaagactaacttcttgtGCTTCCCGAGCCAGGGTTTTTCAGGCTTCCTCTCGGTCGATACGTTGTATGTTCCCGTCGGCGTGTGAGGCTTCGTCGGCCTGCTGTGCGTGCGTCTTGCGAACCCGCGTCCACTGAAATCGGTCCAGATGCATTATCGGGGTTCTGCGGCGTCGTGCCAATGACTGGAGCAGCCACACCGCTTTCGCCGTGATTTTGCGAGGTAGTTGTTCTCAACCCTATTtgccgagccagacattttgacctgaaatcaagagatcttggacaagaaaaagtgtgaaatatAACTTGTGTTTGagcaatgaaactagcaagaaaataatcactattatatttagccccatagtgggcgccaaactgtttaccgtgaaaatggtaacaataattaaatttgtaaatgggattctaaaattacgtgatctatttttatgttatttgTTAGAGTATATAATGCTAAggatatgaagtttaacgatgaaatccGAGCTAAAACAAAGAAATAATCAAACCAAGGGGCTTACTGCCCTAGCTTCGGACCGGTTGATGGAGGGCCTCGGGGTTGATACctgggctcgatctcgagctattgAGGGTAGtcggaatgggataacagttaagatatgattaaacaaggctcctTATGGCCAAGatcgagcaataaatgaagatcAAGTAAGACAGCTataaatgctaaagtggcctcgagtCAGAGAGAACGaataagttagagagaagagagagagagagatattattgcacttgagtagaatagttggagcaacatcagccctttacaaggtagtgtgggttccctttatataggaggggaacccggctatagtacatgggcattaattgtaaagtatggatATGTGACGGTTAGACGCCATGCTTCGGCGTAGGCTCTAGATAGGCTGGCCCTGTCAGACCTAGCCAtgtgcctagggaacttcccctTCTGTTCTAGCCTCGTCCTTCGTCTTCTTCGAGTCGGGacccgagggagggaactcgatcGTGGCTTCACATCCTCAGGGTCTTGAGGCATTCTTCCAaagtggcttgatagcgagaaatcaagtcctcttaTTTCGCCGCATACAATCTAATAAAACATTGTATGGTAATAGGATAAACATCGGTAAAGGAAATTAGGGAAGGTGACTCCGATACATGCGAGCATCAAGCAGGTAAACCTTGAAATCTCTAGAAATAATTGAACAATCACTGGCGTCCAACACGAATAGATGTACATAGATCTGCACAAGAATGTGCAGAACTGTAGCATGAGTGCACAACAactgtacccagtaagtatcaagcctaataTCGGTCAAGTAGTAacgaggccaggtcaagacacctactaggactAGAAAACTGAACATAATATAGTATAGTCAAATAATGGAAAGTGAGGAAATGAATGACAATAAAGCAGCTCAA
Proteins encoded:
- the LOC138868795 gene encoding uncharacterized protein — encoded protein: MEKVKMIKEQLKIAQSRQKSYSDVRRRDLEFKEDDWVFLKVSPIKGIMRFGKKGKLSPRYVGPYKIVPRIGQVAYKLELPPEMSLVHPVLHVSILKKVIGDPSLIIPVETIEANEELSCEEIPVAILDRQVRKLRNKEVASVKMLW